A single Zootoca vivipara chromosome 1, rZooViv1.1, whole genome shotgun sequence DNA region contains:
- the SLC10A1 gene encoding hepatic sodium/bile acid cotransporter — protein MTQIPPADTSNSYGNLEHWRPRQLANASLANFTFPFGFGQRADSALNGVIIVVIFIVMVSLGCTMEISKIMGYLRKPKEVAVAVVAQYGIMPLTAFALGKLFQLEPTEALAVLICGCCPGGNLSNILSLAAKGDMNLSIVMTTCSTLLALGLMPLLLYLYAKGLYQDTLQDNVPYKGIVIALVMTLIPCAIGIFLNEKKPQCARRFVKAGMVVLLVLSIPIIVLTVVSFGRSILIIFSPRLLGTSALMPAIGFSLGYILSAFFSFSDQCRRTVCLETGCQNVQLCLTILKMAFASEVIGPLFIFPSLYLIFQLGEGLLLVVIFRSYEKIKETNDSAKVIYRNVDNTEVETSPNH, from the exons ATGACTCAGATTCCACCAGCTGACACTAGCAACTCCTATGGAAACCTGGAACACTGGAGGCCAAGGCAGCTGGCCAACGCCTCTTTGGCTAATTTCACTTTTCCATTTGGGTTTGGTCAAAGGGCTGACTCTGCCCTGAATGGTGTCATTATTGTTGTCATCTTCATTGTTATGGTATCTCTGGGTTGCACAATGGAGATCTCCAAGATCATGGGTTATCTCCGGAAACCCAAAGAAGTAGCTGTTGCTGTGGTGGCTCAGTATGGAATCATGCCTCTGACAGCATTCGCGCTGGGCAAACTCTTCCAACTGGAACCCACTGAGGCACTGGCTGTACTCATCTGTGGCTGTTGCCCCGGTGGAAATCTTTCCAACATCCTGAGTCTGGCAGCAAAAGGAGACATGAACCTCAG CATTGTGATGACAACCTGCTCGACACTCTTGGCACTTGGTCTGATGCCTCTTCTCCTGTACCTCTATGCTAAGGGATTATACCAGGATACTCTACAGGACAATGTGCCTTACAAAGGAATTGTTATCGCCCTGGTCATGACACTTATCCCCTGTGCCATTGGGATCTTCTTGAATGAAAAGAAGCCTCAGTGTGCTCGCCGCTTTGTTAAA GCAGGTATGGTTGTTCTGCTTGTGCTATCTATCCCAATAATTGTTCTGACTGTGGTCAGTTTTGGACGCAGTATCTTGATCATCTTCTCTCCACGCTTGCTGGGGACATCAGCTTTGATGCCTGCTATTGGCTTCTCCTTGGGCTATATCCTGTCTGCATTCTTCAGCTTCAGTGATCA GTGCAGGCGGACAGTCTGCCTTGAGACTGGTTGCCAGAATGTACAGCTCTGTTTAACCATCCTCAAGATGGCCTTTGCATCTGAAGTCATTGGGCCACTCTTCATCTTCCCTTCTCTGTACCTGATTTTCCAGttaggagagggccttctcctGGTTGTGATCTTCAGGAGTTATGAAAAGATAAAAGAAACAAATG ATTCAGCAAAAGTGATCTACAGAAATGTGGACAACACTGAAGTGGAAACCAGCCCCAATCACTAG